The following proteins come from a genomic window of Ictidomys tridecemlineatus isolate mIctTri1 chromosome 9, mIctTri1.hap1, whole genome shotgun sequence:
- the LOC144366818 gene encoding uncharacterized protein LOC144366818, which produces MRIQLRRQSLWRLSQRSSRVTGENDQNTEEPFRIQSLEPYRQDQLRNELLPVICGRNLHFSSNMGLISWDSIPTQQVLDLLFPSASPSFLGTWINFYTEDSHQPPGSMSLQQLLPYMWLLLVGLYLEHQAYHLLAATEDGISSQAATESQADRATSSVPVTAPKPTPEPEPSPWEGAEPESRTSGVSTGHSQRPQYNRRVRGRCLIHVYLENEMTTQYKSILVTCQDSTPVIIRRALDAHLLQQEDPENYELLQIVSNHQKLRIPADGKVYYALDGEVDYNFLLRETAASKSLKVKPKEFLEPSVAVASRTPAAVSSSSAVAAGSLPQATQSNECCMRKVTSSSSSLLHSSEQVEDSHFVHVLLEGQSLRETKCILVTCQETVTSLIRRALDQNLLQHEDVDNFELLSMMSEDEKIQVSDHSLVCLSMNPGIKYFIVRKRPQVKAKEFSESTCKSSRPLSHKQVGDTCLIRVHLETQSPKMAKTVLVSLGAGVSPGAYTWVGSRHWSNTMDYSCPLEFGASG; this is translated from the exons ATGAGGATTCaacttagacgccagagcctctggcgcttgtcgcagaggagctcaagagtaaca ggtgaaaatgatcagaacacggaggagcccttcaggatacagagccttgaaccttacaggcaggaccagcttaggaatgagctcctgcctgtcatttgtgggaggaacctacatttcagcagcaacatggggttaatctcctgggattccatccccacccagcaggtgctggatctcttgttcccaag tgcctcaccttccttcctggggacctggattAACTTCTACACCGAGgattcccatcagcctccaggctctatgagtctgcagcagctgctgccatatATGTGGCTCTTGCTGGTTGGTTTGTACCTGGAACATCAAGCATACCACCTCCTGGCCGCAActgaagatggcatatcaagccaggcagcgactgagagccaggcggaccggg ctacaagctcagttcctgttacggctcctaagccaaccccagagccagagccttctccctgggaaggggcagagccagagtccaggacatcaggggtctccactggGCACTCCCAACGGCCCCAGTACAACAGGCGGGTGAGAGGCAGGTgtctcattcacgtctacctggaaaatgaaatgacaacacAGTATaagagcatcctg gtgacctgccaggacagcactccagtcatcatccgcagggccttagatgcacacttgctccagcaggaggatccagaaaactacgaacttctgcaaattgtctcgaaccatcaga agctgaggatccctgctgatgggaaAGTATATTATGCCCTGGATGGAGaagtggattataactttcttcttcgggaaacagctgccagcaagtcgttgaaggtcaagccaaaggag ttcttggagccttctgtggcagtggcatccaggaccccagcagctgtgagcagcagctctgcagtggctgcaggatcattgccccaggccacccaaagcaatgagtgctgcatgagaaaagtcaccagtagtagctcctcactgcttcactccagcgagcaggtggaagacagccactttgttcacgtcctcctagagggacagagcctgagggagacaaagtgcatcctg gtgacctgtcaggagacggtgacaagcctcatccgcagggccttggaccaaaatttgttgcagcatgaggatgtggacaactttgagctgctgagtatGATGTCTGAggatgaga AAATCCAGGTCTCTGACCACTCACTCGTGTGtctgtccatgaatccgggaataaaatatttcatcgtgaggaaacgcccccAGGTCAAggcaaaggag ttctcagaatcaacctgcaagtcctccaggccgctttcccacaagcaggtgggagacacctgcttaattcgtgtccacttagaaacacaaagtccaaagatggccaagactgttttggtaagcctgggagcaggggtgtcccctggtgcttacacctgggtggggagcagacactggtccaataccatggactactcatgccctcttgaatttggagcttctggatga